The following are encoded together in the Erwinia sp. E602 genome:
- a CDS encoding ornithine carbamoyltransferase, whose product MNNLIMEILFYSMDTPYEFGVNDCNLQAMKITDLFLGTEYSKVQYSTVKEGIEKYQELGFKCPSEIVLKHGVEVSPRQLLDGDIWISDENPLIMAVVASDRILGVDEEHNNFKLERKPEDGKFYRIRKEHG is encoded by the coding sequence ATGAATAATTTAATCATGGAAATACTATTCTATTCAATGGATACGCCATATGAATTCGGAGTAAATGACTGCAATCTACAGGCGATGAAGATTACGGATCTATTCTTAGGTACTGAGTACTCAAAAGTTCAGTACAGTACCGTGAAGGAAGGAATTGAGAAATATCAAGAATTAGGATTCAAATGTCCATCTGAGATTGTACTTAAACATGGGGTAGAAGTTTCCCCCCGTCAATTACTGGATGGTGACATTTGGATTAGTGACGAAAACCCCTTAATCATGGCAGTAGTTGCCAGTGATCGAATTTTGGGAGTAGACGAAGAACACAATAATTTTAAACTAGAAAGAAAGCCCGAAGATGGCAAGTTTTATAGAATAAGGAAAGAACATGGGTAA
- a CDS encoding HK97 family phage prohead protease — protein sequence MKKKMNLMKNQMKREINLAKISNSIDLESRTVQISFMSEAPVKRFIDGNMYDEVLITTPQTVDLSRLNNGAALLFNHNLDDLIGVVERAWIDEDRVGRAVVRFSNTKYSDDKFKQVIEGVLTHISVGYNIDNYYQEGNTLYVDKLTPFELSFVSVPADVNAGVGRSLNTNEEMKENKMNEQEHSDDIELRAEETDAEEVEVEAEEEVKPEDSGTETETETEEDSEEEDEVEAERQLQEVRKAIKLAKRNQVAQEALNKAQAELDQINDSARRREIESIAKVFNVDSAEAINNKVSVDEFKRSIDAKKEKTITPKENKEMTKQTRTIDVLAANALNPAVDISGLKTNGRGFEVTSAELAQGLRASTTTTTAAGAIETNYSDDFIRPLLAESILGRLNVEVLTGMGNREFTIPRLTSLDSTSSFRFYAEGEEIETTAAHFDQVVLKPRIFAGEIPVTKSLQLSSPNIGTYIQRALLENVGHSLEKAIIAEVEDTATKMTTAASGVLDEADIESAIQKLLESNIRTKDSVAVCSPSMYARLRQTAFLSNIAGVALAQGMRFSDSQWLCEEIPLIVSNFVADGTILMGNFSFVTIAQFESQYLDVDTTTLRNRLTTIYRLVAALDVVQKHPESVIQLSVKA from the coding sequence ATGAAGAAGAAAATGAATCTGATGAAGAATCAGATGAAGAGGGAAATCAATCTAGCGAAGATATCTAATAGTATCGATCTAGAATCCCGTACTGTTCAAATCTCTTTCATGTCAGAAGCACCTGTAAAACGTTTCATTGATGGCAACATGTATGACGAGGTGTTAATTACTACACCTCAAACTGTAGACCTTTCAAGACTAAATAACGGTGCAGCACTTCTATTCAATCACAATCTTGATGATTTGATTGGAGTAGTCGAACGTGCATGGATTGACGAGGATCGAGTAGGTAGGGCAGTAGTACGTTTCAGTAATACTAAATACTCAGATGATAAATTCAAGCAGGTTATTGAAGGTGTACTTACACATATTAGCGTAGGTTACAACATCGATAATTACTATCAAGAAGGTAATACCCTCTACGTAGATAAGTTAACTCCCTTTGAATTATCGTTTGTATCCGTACCTGCTGATGTTAATGCAGGAGTTGGAAGATCACTAAACACAAATGAAGAAATGAAGGAAAACAAAATGAATGAACAAGAACATTCTGACGATATCGAATTACGGGCAGAAGAAACTGACGCAGAAGAAGTTGAAGTAGAAGCGGAAGAAGAAGTAAAGCCAGAAGATAGCGGTACTGAAACTGAAACTGAAACGGAAGAAGATTCTGAAGAAGAAGATGAAGTAGAAGCAGAACGTCAACTACAAGAAGTTCGTAAAGCAATCAAACTTGCAAAACGAAATCAGGTAGCACAGGAAGCACTAAATAAAGCACAGGCAGAACTTGATCAAATTAATGATTCAGCACGTCGCCGTGAAATTGAAAGCATTGCCAAGGTATTCAACGTAGATTCCGCCGAAGCGATAAATAATAAAGTATCTGTAGATGAATTTAAACGTTCTATCGATGCGAAGAAAGAAAAAACTATTACCCCAAAGGAAAATAAAGAAATGACTAAACAAACTCGTACCATTGATGTACTTGCGGCAAATGCACTAAATCCAGCCGTTGATATTTCTGGTCTAAAAACTAATGGCCGTGGCTTCGAAGTCACTTCAGCCGAACTTGCACAAGGTCTACGTGCTAGCACCACTACTACCACCGCTGCCGGTGCAATTGAAACTAACTACTCTGATGACTTCATTCGCCCGCTATTGGCGGAATCGATTCTAGGCCGTCTGAATGTAGAAGTTCTAACTGGCATGGGTAATCGTGAATTTACCATTCCACGTCTAACCAGCCTAGACAGTACCTCATCTTTCCGTTTCTATGCAGAAGGTGAAGAGATTGAAACTACCGCAGCACACTTTGACCAGGTTGTACTAAAGCCTCGTATCTTTGCAGGTGAGATTCCAGTAACCAAGAGTCTACAACTTTCAAGTCCAAATATCGGTACTTACATTCAACGTGCTCTACTTGAGAACGTAGGTCATAGTCTTGAGAAAGCTATCATTGCAGAAGTTGAAGATACTGCAACTAAAATGACTACCGCTGCATCTGGCGTACTTGACGAAGCTGATATTGAATCTGCGATTCAGAAATTACTAGAATCTAATATTCGTACCAAAGATTCCGTTGCAGTATGTTCACCTTCGATGTATGCCCGTCTACGTCAAACCGCATTCCTATCGAATATTGCAGGCGTTGCACTAGCTCAAGGTATGCGTTTCTCAGATTCTCAGTGGCTATGTGAAGAAATTCCTCTAATTGTCTCTAACTTTGTTGCAGATGGCACCATCCTTATGGGTAATTTCTCATTCGTAACTATCGCACAATTTGAGTCACAGTATCTCGATGTGGACACCACAACTTTACGTAATCGTCTGACCACGATTTACCGTCTAGTTGCTGCACTAGATGTTGTACAGAAGCATCCAGAGTCTGTAATCCAACTTTCTGTGAAGGCATAA
- a CDS encoding terminase gpA endonuclease subunit: MKHLNQKLKEIIKKGTEALRPPQKILPSDWVEEHTYFTSGPLRQNKTQLFSFQREPLNQIVNPKVRKIVLVSSAQLLKTTTLVNASYYLMANNPANMLHASITGQMLKKFKTGTFEQGIKISSTLSNLVTSKSARDSTNDQHQIENRDGTMTYFASLGAPSQLRAVSAKYLFLDEISGATETDEGDPITLVSQRAATFNDSLIMMASTPIHPTDPIMIEYNKSDMRKFFVNCPHCNHEHTLEWENIKFEWDVIEGGRRKKANAESARLECPSCKATITDVERHRIVRDGRWIATRPEVIDTVGYNVSRIYSPLSSIKKIVQDFSDAHFNFDLRTFVNTSLGRPYEDAVNKEIDLTLLENQRDDSFNIRNIPDDCLGLFCGIDVQLDRIECTTIGITDNEKKIYVLDHRSFHAVDTTKRESPAYRELIQFLKYDFKTVNGKPVRRFTGFIDAGDGKSTNTVQAIAGQYRQHGDTVLRAIKGDGQVHAELFRRRKSSGKSLILLNVNEGKNMIAKLISQSVTEQHGDYASNIYFSASLPDDYFLQITSEKRIFKNGSYVWEKKSKSNNDRNECWDTLNYAFISVRWLLSRLNANPFKELRIYNSNNLKKIESTDSTDIDYSDVDVSNEDTPVQAQPDKYKVPNRKRRSFIQKSDKLYFN; this comes from the coding sequence ATGAAGCACCTAAACCAAAAACTAAAAGAAATTATAAAAAAAGGGACGGAAGCACTAAGGCCGCCACAGAAGATACTACCGAGTGATTGGGTAGAAGAACATACGTACTTTACATCAGGTCCACTAAGACAGAATAAAACTCAATTGTTTTCATTCCAGCGGGAGCCACTTAATCAGATAGTAAATCCGAAAGTACGAAAGATTGTACTGGTAAGTTCAGCCCAACTTTTGAAAACTACAACACTTGTAAATGCCAGCTATTATCTGATGGCTAATAATCCTGCCAATATGTTACATGCAAGTATTACCGGACAAATGCTTAAGAAATTCAAGACCGGCACTTTCGAACAGGGAATCAAGATTAGCAGTACATTAAGTAATCTTGTCACAAGTAAGAGTGCAAGAGACAGTACAAACGATCAACATCAAATTGAAAACCGTGACGGTACAATGACCTATTTTGCAAGTCTAGGGGCACCATCACAACTACGTGCAGTAAGTGCAAAGTACCTTTTCCTTGATGAAATATCGGGAGCTACTGAAACAGATGAAGGTGATCCGATTACGTTAGTATCGCAACGTGCGGCAACCTTTAATGATTCTTTAATCATGATGGCGAGTACTCCAATTCATCCAACAGATCCAATCATGATTGAATATAACAAATCAGATATGCGTAAGTTCTTTGTAAACTGCCCGCACTGCAATCATGAGCATACACTAGAATGGGAGAACATTAAATTTGAATGGGATGTAATTGAAGGTGGTCGCCGTAAAAAAGCAAATGCAGAATCAGCCCGGTTAGAATGTCCATCATGTAAAGCTACTATCACCGATGTTGAACGTCACCGAATTGTACGGGATGGCAGATGGATTGCAACACGGCCAGAAGTAATCGATACAGTGGGCTATAACGTTAGCCGTATCTATTCCCCTTTATCTTCAATTAAAAAGATTGTACAAGATTTTTCAGATGCACACTTTAACTTCGATTTGCGTACTTTCGTCAACACTAGCTTAGGTCGCCCATACGAAGATGCAGTGAATAAGGAAATCGATTTAACGCTACTGGAAAACCAGCGTGACGATTCATTCAACATTCGAAACATACCTGATGATTGCCTAGGTTTATTCTGCGGTATTGACGTTCAGTTAGACCGTATCGAATGTACTACCATCGGCATTACCGATAATGAGAAAAAGATTTATGTACTCGATCACCGTAGCTTCCATGCAGTAGACACAACTAAACGGGAAAGCCCAGCTTACCGCGAACTTATCCAGTTTCTGAAGTATGACTTTAAGACGGTCAACGGTAAGCCTGTAAGACGTTTTACGGGGTTCATTGATGCCGGAGACGGTAAGTCTACCAATACAGTACAAGCGATTGCAGGGCAGTACAGGCAGCATGGTGACACTGTTCTACGTGCGATCAAGGGTGACGGCCAGGTACATGCCGAATTGTTCCGACGCCGTAAATCAAGTGGCAAATCTTTGATACTACTGAACGTCAATGAAGGCAAGAACATGATAGCCAAATTGATAAGCCAGTCAGTCACTGAACAGCATGGTGACTATGCATCGAACATTTACTTTTCGGCAAGTCTACCAGATGACTACTTTCTTCAGATTACTTCAGAGAAACGTATATTCAAGAATGGTAGCTATGTATGGGAAAAGAAATCTAAATCGAATAATGATCGTAACGAATGTTGGGATACTTTGAACTATGCATTTATTTCAGTACGTTGGTTACTATCCCGATTGAATGCAAATCCATTCAAAGAACTTCGAATATATAACAGTAACAATCTGAAGAAAATAGAATCAACTGACAGTACAGATATTGATTACTCAGATGTAGATGTAAGTAATGAAGATACACCAGTACAGGCACAACCTGATAAATATAAAGTACCTAATCGGAAACGAAGATCATTCATACAGAAGTCCGACAAACTATACTTTAACTAA
- a CDS encoding phage portal protein, which translates to MSKKNGKGKREQLVSNPTMKRELQSIRTSQNSVRGLGLGAAYIDYNLNAMINTRLQSLVIESRTLVTHNPIANKYCRESANAVAGADGIYIRPNITMYEDENENIKLSQELERRFDNWSEDPAAFDICGSLNFASFQNLLEYERASTGECFVRIHKRDTGLYVELIQGSRVPINNNKLLDDGRYVSNGIEFSPEGKPIAYYISRYNPSTYSYEYSNPERVEASEILHYFIPQQAKQERGLPDILPGKELLRELDSFLEASLITKKIGSAVMAFIENDLGNKDEDNVDLNQGVPNYFENETLEPGSIVELNAGQTLKDFNPKAATDGVKDYVDQQLTLIAISLGITKQSLTGDTAGASYSAARLSDKIQLNTYQTRINQLKYRVLKPLYRIWLSYELLNNNDLGLSFSDFDSLLEAQYHSQRQVSLDPLKDAQYETLLLSYGLKSKAEIIAESGRDPAVIFAQIEAEKQDGELNTINDKVITNEEENESDEESDEEGNQSSEDI; encoded by the coding sequence ATGAGTAAAAAGAATGGAAAGGGTAAGCGTGAACAGCTTGTAAGCAATCCAACGATGAAACGTGAATTGCAATCTATCCGTACTTCCCAAAACAGTGTACGCGGTTTAGGTCTAGGTGCGGCATACATTGATTACAATCTGAATGCAATGATTAATACTCGCCTGCAATCATTGGTAATAGAGTCCCGTACTTTAGTGACACATAATCCAATTGCCAATAAATATTGTCGCGAAAGTGCAAATGCGGTAGCAGGTGCAGACGGTATCTACATTCGCCCGAATATTACTATGTATGAGGATGAAAACGAGAACATTAAATTATCTCAGGAGCTTGAGAGACGTTTTGATAATTGGTCAGAAGACCCGGCAGCATTTGATATTTGCGGTAGTTTGAACTTTGCATCATTTCAAAACCTACTGGAATATGAACGTGCCAGTACCGGAGAATGTTTTGTACGAATTCATAAGCGAGATACTGGCCTATACGTCGAACTTATTCAAGGTTCGCGAGTACCTATCAATAACAACAAGCTACTGGACGATGGCCGATATGTAAGTAACGGTATTGAATTTAGTCCAGAAGGTAAACCGATTGCATACTATATCAGTCGATATAATCCTAGTACCTACTCATATGAATATTCAAATCCTGAACGTGTTGAAGCCAGTGAAATTCTACACTACTTCATTCCTCAACAGGCAAAGCAGGAGCGAGGATTGCCAGACATTCTACCAGGCAAAGAGCTACTAAGAGAACTTGATAGCTTCCTTGAGGCAAGTCTAATTACAAAGAAAATCGGTAGTGCAGTAATGGCATTCATTGAAAATGATTTAGGCAACAAGGATGAAGACAACGTAGATCTAAATCAAGGTGTTCCGAACTACTTCGAAAATGAGACATTGGAACCGGGTTCAATCGTTGAACTAAACGCAGGACAGACATTAAAAGACTTCAACCCAAAAGCAGCTACTGACGGCGTGAAAGACTATGTAGACCAGCAATTGACTTTGATTGCCATATCACTAGGTATCACTAAACAGAGCCTTACAGGGGACACTGCCGGGGCAAGTTACTCAGCCGCACGTTTGAGCGACAAGATCCAATTGAATACATATCAGACTCGTATTAATCAATTGAAGTACCGAGTACTCAAGCCTTTATATCGCATTTGGTTATCGTATGAATTACTAAATAATAATGACTTAGGTCTGAGTTTTAGCGATTTTGATAGTTTGCTCGAAGCACAGTATCACAGTCAACGCCAAGTTTCCTTAGATCCATTGAAGGATGCTCAATATGAAACACTACTTCTAAGCTACGGATTAAAGAGTAAAGCAGAAATCATTGCAGAATCTGGAAGAGATCCGGCAGTTATATTTGCTCAAATTGAAGCTGAGAAACAGGATGGAGAACTAAATACAATTAATGACAAGGTAATAACTAATGAAGAAGAAAATGAATCTGATGAAGAATCAGATGAAGAGGGAAATCAATCTAGCGAAGATATCTAA
- a CDS encoding lipoprotein yields MKKLLLTLLLLFTLSGCTTHSYMDTAYIGTVEGKVLVLKKVDFIRNGQVMYRPQFNTDCPYGGQYIGDYTSTNCYIRESRISNLTPYREHKQAVPERNVRTSLGYVEELPEVPGEY; encoded by the coding sequence ATGAAAAAACTACTACTAACACTACTTCTTCTGTTCACGTTGTCAGGATGTACGACACATAGCTACATGGATACGGCCTATATCGGTACAGTGGAAGGGAAGGTATTAGTTCTGAAGAAGGTAGACTTCATCAGGAATGGGCAGGTAATGTACCGCCCACAGTTCAACACAGATTGCCCGTATGGCGGCCAGTACATAGGAGACTATACAAGCACCAACTGCTACATAAGGGAAAGCCGGATAAGTAACCTTACGCCGTACCGTGAACATAAGCAGGCAGTACCAGAACGTAACGTAAGAACATCATTAGGCTACGTAGAAGAACTACCAGAAGTCCCCGGCGAATACTAA
- a CDS encoding DUF2163 domain-containing protein, with protein sequence MKGTTKTVLTEMEVFSLGVHVLCFDVLPVGSSAYYWTDGLTDIRVKGNNYTSFPDVVKNSLPNFSESKSIENNSIAFKVSNVNDSVRAIALAGGLKNAQMNFRVAILNPYNSEVLYDELLFSGFIDYVQSSADPVAATNELTININTVYKKLDRQPPVICANSVYQSYFPGDECMSLLGQMVTGQQWKYN encoded by the coding sequence ATGAAAGGTACAACCAAAACTGTACTAACTGAAATGGAAGTCTTTAGTCTAGGTGTTCATGTACTATGTTTCGATGTACTGCCAGTAGGTTCATCTGCATATTACTGGACAGATGGACTAACTGATATTCGGGTCAAAGGTAATAACTATACCAGCTTCCCCGATGTTGTGAAGAACAGTCTACCGAACTTCAGTGAATCGAAAAGTATTGAGAATAACAGTATTGCATTCAAGGTAAGTAATGTAAACGATTCAGTACGGGCGATTGCCCTTGCAGGTGGTTTAAAGAATGCACAGATGAACTTTAGGGTAGCTATCCTAAATCCATATAATAGTGAAGTTCTATATGATGAATTACTATTCTCAGGATTCATTGACTACGTTCAAAGTAGTGCAGATCCAGTAGCTGCAACTAACGAGCTTACCATAAATATCAATACCGTTTACAAGAAGCTAGACCGACAGCCACCTGTGATTTGTGCCAACTCAGTGTATCAGAGTTACTTTCCGGGTGATGAATGCATGTCCCTACTAGGTCAAATGGTAACAGGTCAACAATGGAAATATAACTAA